A region of Eschrichtius robustus isolate mEscRob2 chromosome 19, mEscRob2.pri, whole genome shotgun sequence DNA encodes the following proteins:
- the LOC137752388 gene encoding uncharacterized protein — MGTRSGTRGKEGWWEGSGRRVDAAGRGWGPRAAGVRKGAGVHTGHGTGRSGRGKEGSEERSEAAGTKRTGEGRGARWEEEGPRRGGGRGAGDGVVEGCARRGVSREGPRGAGAGGAGSARPEAVRAESAPAGRAARQLPAVGGAERRRRGEGTGGGGRQEGEKEGRGRAPCLRGSSPQSARGGGGGAGPAAAAAAAAVVPASPRAPELAAPPRAPAPRPAPRAPGRCAALPWCPGGARPPGRLPLSRGSRGRAFVCGGRGSRAPLAPGRGAPPAQVPRAAPRTTPAGRPRRWI, encoded by the coding sequence ATGGGGACGAGGAGTGGAACCCGAGGGAAAGAGGGGTGGTGGGAAGGGAGCGGACGGCGCGTGGATGCtgctggcaggggctgggggcccagggcAGCGGGGGTCCGAAAGGGGGCGGGGGTCCACACCGGGCATGGGACTGGCCGAAGCGgccgagggaaggaggggagcgaGGAGCGCTCCGAGGCAGCGGGGACAAAGAGGAccggagagggaaggggggcgcGGTGGGAAGAAGAGGGGCCCCGGAGAGGGGGAGGCCGCGGCGCGGGCGACGGGGTGGTCGAGGGCTGCGCGAGGCGCGGGGTGAGCCGCGAGGGGCCGCGCGGGGCAGGGGCCGGCGGGGCGGGGTCCGCGCGCCCGGAGGCGGTCCGGGCCGAGAGCGCAccggcggggcgggcggcgcgCCAGCTGCCCGCGGTGGGAGGGGCggagcggcggcggcgcggggagGGGACCGGCGgcggagggaggcaggagggggagaaggaggggaggggccggGCCCCTTGTCTCCGCGGCTCCTCTCCTCAGTCCGcccggggaggaggaggaggagcggggccagccgccgccgccgccgccgccgccgtcgtcCCAGCCTCGCCCCGCGCACCTGAACTCGCCGCGCCGCCCCGGGCCCCCgcgccgcgccccgcgccccgggcGCCCGGCCGGTGCGCAGCGCTGCCTTGGTGCCCCGGCGGGGCGCGTCCCCCGGGCCGCCTCCCGCTCTCCCGCGGCTCGCGTGGCCGCGCCTTTGTGTGCGGCGGCCGCGGCTCCCGGGCTCCTCTGGCTCCCGGTCGCGGCGCCCCTCCGGCCCAAGTCCCGCGCGCCGCCCCCCGGACAACCCCGGCCGGGCGCCCCCGACGGTGGATCTAG